The Tenrec ecaudatus isolate mTenEca1 chromosome 6, mTenEca1.hap1, whole genome shotgun sequence genome has a window encoding:
- the CBX7 gene encoding chromobox protein homolog 7 isoform X1 — protein MELSAIGEQVFAVESIRKKRVRKGKVEYLVKWKGWPPKYSTWEPEEHILDPRLVLAYEEKLTRRRLTTAGTARTLCQALSQVLETQPTPPLPGPPRQCGDTRDKEEKDRASGYRKRGPKPKRLLLQRLYSMDLRSSHKANGREKLCFSLTRPPGSGSPEGVVNAGAPELVDKGPLVPTLPFPLRKPRKAHKYLRLSRKKFPPRGPSLESHSHGRELFLQEAPAPAQDCPQAASEWEPVERPPDEEADADLADGPPSWIPALPPSAVTVTDITANSVTVTFREAQAAEGFFRDRDRDCSRQF, from the exons ATGGAGCTGTCAGCCATCGGCGAGCAGGTGTTCGCCGTAGAGAGCATCCGGAAGAAGCGCGTGCGGAAG ggtaaAGTCGAGTACCTGGTGAAGTGGAAAGGATGGCCGCCAAA GTACAGCACGTGGGAGccagaggagcacatcctggacccaCGCCTGGTCCTGGCCTACGAGGAGAA GTTGACACGACGGCGACTGACGACTGCTGGGACAGCGAGGACTCTGTGCCAGGCGCTGTCCCAGGTGCTGGAGACACAACCCACCCCGCCCCTCCCGGGGCCCCCACGCCAGTGCGGAGACACCCGTGACAA GGAAGAGAAAGACCGAGCCTCAGGGTATAGGAAGAGAGGCCCGAAACCCAAGCGGCTGCTGCTGCAG CGCCTGTACAGCATGGACCTGCGCAGCTCTCACAAGGCCAATGGCAGGGAGAAGCTCTGCTTCTCCCTGACGCGCCCACCCGGCAGCGGGAGCCCTGAGGGGGTGGTCAATGCGGGGGCGCCCGAGCTGGTGGACAAGGGCCCCTTGGTGCCCACCCTGCCCTTCCCGCTCCGCAAACCGCGCAAGGCCCACAAGTACCTGCGGCTCTCACGCAAGAAGTTCCCGCCCCGCGGGCCCAGCCTGGAGAGTCACAGCCATGGACGGGAGCTCTTCCTGCAggaggccccggccccggcccaggACTGCCCGCAGGCGGCCAGCGAGTGGGAGCCCGTGGAGCGGCCCCCAGACGAGGAGG CAGATGCAGACCTGGCCGATGGGCCCCCTTCCTGGATACCTGCACTGCCCCCAAGTGCAGTGACCGTGACCGACATCACCGCCAACTCCGTCACCGTCACCTTCCGAGAGGCCCAGGCGGCCGAAGGCTTCTTCCGAGACCGAGACCGAGACTGCAGCAGGCAGTTCTGA
- the CBX7 gene encoding chromobox protein homolog 7 isoform X5 translates to MELSAIGEQVFAVESIRKKRVRKGKVEYLVKWKGWPPKYSTWEPEEHILDPRLVLAYEEKLTRRRLTTAGTARTLCQALSQVLETQPTPPLPGPPRQCGDTRDKEEKDRASGYRKRGPKPKRLLLQEAPAPAQDCPQAASEWEPVERPPDEEADADLADGPPSWIPALPPSAVTVTDITANSVTVTFREAQAAEGFFRDRDRDCSRQF, encoded by the exons ATGGAGCTGTCAGCCATCGGCGAGCAGGTGTTCGCCGTAGAGAGCATCCGGAAGAAGCGCGTGCGGAAG ggtaaAGTCGAGTACCTGGTGAAGTGGAAAGGATGGCCGCCAAA GTACAGCACGTGGGAGccagaggagcacatcctggacccaCGCCTGGTCCTGGCCTACGAGGAGAA GTTGACACGACGGCGACTGACGACTGCTGGGACAGCGAGGACTCTGTGCCAGGCGCTGTCCCAGGTGCTGGAGACACAACCCACCCCGCCCCTCCCGGGGCCCCCACGCCAGTGCGGAGACACCCGTGACAA GGAAGAGAAAGACCGAGCCTCAGGGTATAGGAAGAGAGGCCCGAAACCCAAGCGGCTGCTGCTGCAG gaggccccggccccggcccaggACTGCCCGCAGGCGGCCAGCGAGTGGGAGCCCGTGGAGCGGCCCCCAGACGAGGAGG CAGATGCAGACCTGGCCGATGGGCCCCCTTCCTGGATACCTGCACTGCCCCCAAGTGCAGTGACCGTGACCGACATCACCGCCAACTCCGTCACCGTCACCTTCCGAGAGGCCCAGGCGGCCGAAGGCTTCTTCCGAGACCGAGACCGAGACTGCAGCAGGCAGTTCTGA
- the CBX7 gene encoding chromobox protein homolog 7 isoform X7: MELSAIGEQVFAVESIRKKRVRKGKVEYLVKWKGWPPKYSTWEPEEHILDPRLVLAYEEKEEKDRASGYRKRGPKPKRLLLQEAPAPAQDCPQAASEWEPVERPPDEEADADLADGPPSWIPALPPSAVTVTDITANSVTVTFREAQAAEGFFRDRDRDCSRQF, from the exons ATGGAGCTGTCAGCCATCGGCGAGCAGGTGTTCGCCGTAGAGAGCATCCGGAAGAAGCGCGTGCGGAAG ggtaaAGTCGAGTACCTGGTGAAGTGGAAAGGATGGCCGCCAAA GTACAGCACGTGGGAGccagaggagcacatcctggacccaCGCCTGGTCCTGGCCTACGAGGAGAA GGAAGAGAAAGACCGAGCCTCAGGGTATAGGAAGAGAGGCCCGAAACCCAAGCGGCTGCTGCTGCAG gaggccccggccccggcccaggACTGCCCGCAGGCGGCCAGCGAGTGGGAGCCCGTGGAGCGGCCCCCAGACGAGGAGG CAGATGCAGACCTGGCCGATGGGCCCCCTTCCTGGATACCTGCACTGCCCCCAAGTGCAGTGACCGTGACCGACATCACCGCCAACTCCGTCACCGTCACCTTCCGAGAGGCCCAGGCGGCCGAAGGCTTCTTCCGAGACCGAGACCGAGACTGCAGCAGGCAGTTCTGA
- the CBX7 gene encoding chromobox protein homolog 7 isoform X4, protein MELSAIGEQVFAVESIRKKRVRKGKVEYLVKWKGWPPKYSTWEPEEHILDPRLVLAYEEKEEKDRASGYRKRGPKPKRLLLQRLYSMDLRSSHKANGREKLCFSLTRPPGSGSPEGVVNAGAPELVDKGPLVPTLPFPLRKPRKAHKYLRLSRKKFPPRGPSLESHSHGRELFLQEAPAPAQDCPQAASEWEPVERPPDEEDADLADGPPSWIPALPPSAVTVTDITANSVTVTFREAQAAEGFFRDRDRDCSRQF, encoded by the exons ATGGAGCTGTCAGCCATCGGCGAGCAGGTGTTCGCCGTAGAGAGCATCCGGAAGAAGCGCGTGCGGAAG ggtaaAGTCGAGTACCTGGTGAAGTGGAAAGGATGGCCGCCAAA GTACAGCACGTGGGAGccagaggagcacatcctggacccaCGCCTGGTCCTGGCCTACGAGGAGAA GGAAGAGAAAGACCGAGCCTCAGGGTATAGGAAGAGAGGCCCGAAACCCAAGCGGCTGCTGCTGCAG CGCCTGTACAGCATGGACCTGCGCAGCTCTCACAAGGCCAATGGCAGGGAGAAGCTCTGCTTCTCCCTGACGCGCCCACCCGGCAGCGGGAGCCCTGAGGGGGTGGTCAATGCGGGGGCGCCCGAGCTGGTGGACAAGGGCCCCTTGGTGCCCACCCTGCCCTTCCCGCTCCGCAAACCGCGCAAGGCCCACAAGTACCTGCGGCTCTCACGCAAGAAGTTCCCGCCCCGCGGGCCCAGCCTGGAGAGTCACAGCCATGGACGGGAGCTCTTCCTGCAggaggccccggccccggcccaggACTGCCCGCAGGCGGCCAGCGAGTGGGAGCCCGTGGAGCGGCCCCCAGACGAGGAGG ATGCAGACCTGGCCGATGGGCCCCCTTCCTGGATACCTGCACTGCCCCCAAGTGCAGTGACCGTGACCGACATCACCGCCAACTCCGTCACCGTCACCTTCCGAGAGGCCCAGGCGGCCGAAGGCTTCTTCCGAGACCGAGACCGAGACTGCAGCAGGCAGTTCTGA
- the CBX7 gene encoding chromobox protein homolog 7 isoform X3, translated as MELSAIGEQVFAVESIRKKRVRKGKVEYLVKWKGWPPKYSTWEPEEHILDPRLVLAYEEKEEKDRASGYRKRGPKPKRLLLQRLYSMDLRSSHKANGREKLCFSLTRPPGSGSPEGVVNAGAPELVDKGPLVPTLPFPLRKPRKAHKYLRLSRKKFPPRGPSLESHSHGRELFLQEAPAPAQDCPQAASEWEPVERPPDEEADADLADGPPSWIPALPPSAVTVTDITANSVTVTFREAQAAEGFFRDRDRDCSRQF; from the exons ATGGAGCTGTCAGCCATCGGCGAGCAGGTGTTCGCCGTAGAGAGCATCCGGAAGAAGCGCGTGCGGAAG ggtaaAGTCGAGTACCTGGTGAAGTGGAAAGGATGGCCGCCAAA GTACAGCACGTGGGAGccagaggagcacatcctggacccaCGCCTGGTCCTGGCCTACGAGGAGAA GGAAGAGAAAGACCGAGCCTCAGGGTATAGGAAGAGAGGCCCGAAACCCAAGCGGCTGCTGCTGCAG CGCCTGTACAGCATGGACCTGCGCAGCTCTCACAAGGCCAATGGCAGGGAGAAGCTCTGCTTCTCCCTGACGCGCCCACCCGGCAGCGGGAGCCCTGAGGGGGTGGTCAATGCGGGGGCGCCCGAGCTGGTGGACAAGGGCCCCTTGGTGCCCACCCTGCCCTTCCCGCTCCGCAAACCGCGCAAGGCCCACAAGTACCTGCGGCTCTCACGCAAGAAGTTCCCGCCCCGCGGGCCCAGCCTGGAGAGTCACAGCCATGGACGGGAGCTCTTCCTGCAggaggccccggccccggcccaggACTGCCCGCAGGCGGCCAGCGAGTGGGAGCCCGTGGAGCGGCCCCCAGACGAGGAGG CAGATGCAGACCTGGCCGATGGGCCCCCTTCCTGGATACCTGCACTGCCCCCAAGTGCAGTGACCGTGACCGACATCACCGCCAACTCCGTCACCGTCACCTTCCGAGAGGCCCAGGCGGCCGAAGGCTTCTTCCGAGACCGAGACCGAGACTGCAGCAGGCAGTTCTGA
- the CBX7 gene encoding chromobox protein homolog 7 isoform X2, which yields MELSAIGEQVFAVESIRKKRVRKGKVEYLVKWKGWPPKYSTWEPEEHILDPRLVLAYEEKLTRRRLTTAGTARTLCQALSQVLETQPTPPLPGPPRQCGDTRDKEEKDRASGYRKRGPKPKRLLLQRLYSMDLRSSHKANGREKLCFSLTRPPGSGSPEGVVNAGAPELVDKGPLVPTLPFPLRKPRKAHKYLRLSRKKFPPRGPSLESHSHGRELFLQEAPAPAQDCPQAASEWEPVERPPDEEDADLADGPPSWIPALPPSAVTVTDITANSVTVTFREAQAAEGFFRDRDRDCSRQF from the exons ATGGAGCTGTCAGCCATCGGCGAGCAGGTGTTCGCCGTAGAGAGCATCCGGAAGAAGCGCGTGCGGAAG ggtaaAGTCGAGTACCTGGTGAAGTGGAAAGGATGGCCGCCAAA GTACAGCACGTGGGAGccagaggagcacatcctggacccaCGCCTGGTCCTGGCCTACGAGGAGAA GTTGACACGACGGCGACTGACGACTGCTGGGACAGCGAGGACTCTGTGCCAGGCGCTGTCCCAGGTGCTGGAGACACAACCCACCCCGCCCCTCCCGGGGCCCCCACGCCAGTGCGGAGACACCCGTGACAA GGAAGAGAAAGACCGAGCCTCAGGGTATAGGAAGAGAGGCCCGAAACCCAAGCGGCTGCTGCTGCAG CGCCTGTACAGCATGGACCTGCGCAGCTCTCACAAGGCCAATGGCAGGGAGAAGCTCTGCTTCTCCCTGACGCGCCCACCCGGCAGCGGGAGCCCTGAGGGGGTGGTCAATGCGGGGGCGCCCGAGCTGGTGGACAAGGGCCCCTTGGTGCCCACCCTGCCCTTCCCGCTCCGCAAACCGCGCAAGGCCCACAAGTACCTGCGGCTCTCACGCAAGAAGTTCCCGCCCCGCGGGCCCAGCCTGGAGAGTCACAGCCATGGACGGGAGCTCTTCCTGCAggaggccccggccccggcccaggACTGCCCGCAGGCGGCCAGCGAGTGGGAGCCCGTGGAGCGGCCCCCAGACGAGGAGG ATGCAGACCTGGCCGATGGGCCCCCTTCCTGGATACCTGCACTGCCCCCAAGTGCAGTGACCGTGACCGACATCACCGCCAACTCCGTCACCGTCACCTTCCGAGAGGCCCAGGCGGCCGAAGGCTTCTTCCGAGACCGAGACCGAGACTGCAGCAGGCAGTTCTGA
- the CBX7 gene encoding chromobox protein homolog 7 isoform X6 — MELSAIGEQVFAVESIRKKRVRKGKVEYLVKWKGWPPKYSTWEPEEHILDPRLVLAYEEKLTRRRLTTAGTARTLCQALSQVLETQPTPPLPGPPRQCGDTRDKEEKDRASGYRKRGPKPKRLLLQEAPAPAQDCPQAASEWEPVERPPDEEDADLADGPPSWIPALPPSAVTVTDITANSVTVTFREAQAAEGFFRDRDRDCSRQF, encoded by the exons ATGGAGCTGTCAGCCATCGGCGAGCAGGTGTTCGCCGTAGAGAGCATCCGGAAGAAGCGCGTGCGGAAG ggtaaAGTCGAGTACCTGGTGAAGTGGAAAGGATGGCCGCCAAA GTACAGCACGTGGGAGccagaggagcacatcctggacccaCGCCTGGTCCTGGCCTACGAGGAGAA GTTGACACGACGGCGACTGACGACTGCTGGGACAGCGAGGACTCTGTGCCAGGCGCTGTCCCAGGTGCTGGAGACACAACCCACCCCGCCCCTCCCGGGGCCCCCACGCCAGTGCGGAGACACCCGTGACAA GGAAGAGAAAGACCGAGCCTCAGGGTATAGGAAGAGAGGCCCGAAACCCAAGCGGCTGCTGCTGCAG gaggccccggccccggcccaggACTGCCCGCAGGCGGCCAGCGAGTGGGAGCCCGTGGAGCGGCCCCCAGACGAGGAGG ATGCAGACCTGGCCGATGGGCCCCCTTCCTGGATACCTGCACTGCCCCCAAGTGCAGTGACCGTGACCGACATCACCGCCAACTCCGTCACCGTCACCTTCCGAGAGGCCCAGGCGGCCGAAGGCTTCTTCCGAGACCGAGACCGAGACTGCAGCAGGCAGTTCTGA